From Desmospora profundinema, a single genomic window includes:
- the ruvB gene encoding Holliday junction branch migration DNA helicase RuvB yields the protein MDERIISSQMSMEDEPVEFSLRPRFLDDYIGQSRVKENLKVYIEAAKMRRESLDHVLLYGPPGLGKTTLSHIIANELGVHLRTTSGPAIERPGDLAAILTNLQQGDLLFIDEIHRLNRSVEEVLYPAMEDFALDIVIGKGPSARSVRLDLPPFTLVGATTRAGSLSSPLRDRFGVVSRLEYYTEEELVWIVTRAADLLQVTVREEGAWEIACRARGTPRVANRLLKRVRDFVQVKGDGVITRETARDALDRIQVDKLGLDQVDHKLLRSIMDHFRGGPVGLETLAATIGEESHTVEDVYEPYLLQIGFLQRTPRGRMVTSRCYQHFGVEMPG from the coding sequence ATGGATGAGCGCATCATCTCAAGCCAGATGTCCATGGAAGACGAACCCGTGGAATTTAGCCTGCGTCCTCGCTTTCTGGACGATTATATCGGCCAGTCCCGGGTGAAGGAAAACCTGAAGGTATACATAGAAGCGGCCAAAATGCGACGGGAGAGCCTGGATCATGTCTTGTTGTACGGTCCGCCGGGATTGGGAAAAACGACGCTTTCCCATATCATCGCCAATGAGTTGGGGGTCCATTTGCGAACCACCTCGGGGCCGGCGATTGAACGGCCAGGGGATTTAGCTGCTATTTTAACCAATTTGCAACAGGGAGATCTCCTGTTTATTGACGAAATCCACCGTCTCAATCGAAGTGTGGAAGAGGTGCTGTATCCGGCGATGGAGGACTTCGCCCTGGATATCGTCATTGGGAAAGGTCCCAGTGCCCGCTCCGTCCGCCTCGATTTGCCTCCGTTCACCCTGGTGGGCGCAACCACCCGAGCCGGATCGCTTTCCTCTCCTTTACGGGATCGATTCGGAGTCGTGAGCCGATTGGAGTATTACACCGAGGAGGAGCTTGTTTGGATCGTCACCCGGGCTGCGGATCTTCTGCAAGTGACGGTCCGTGAAGAGGGGGCGTGGGAAATTGCCTGTCGCGCCAGAGGAACTCCGCGGGTGGCCAACCGACTCCTGAAGCGGGTGCGGGATTTTGTCCAGGTGAAGGGGGACGGGGTGATTACTCGGGAGACGGCGAGGGACGCATTGGACCGAATCCAGGTGGATAAACTGGGACTGGACCAAGTGGACCACAAGCTGTTACGATCGATCATGGACCATTTCCGGGGCGGCCCGGTGGGGTTGGAAACGCTGGCGGCTACGATTGGAGAAGAGTCGCATACGGTTGAAGACGTTTATGAACCTTATCTTCTTCAGATCGGGTTCCTGCAGCGAACTCCCCGGGGACGGATGGTCACGTCTCGGTGTTACCAACATTTTGGGGTGGAGATGCCCGGATGA
- the queA gene encoding tRNA preQ1(34) S-adenosylmethionine ribosyltransferase-isomerase QueA, translating into MDVSHFDFHLPDELIAQTPLKERSGSRLMVLHRRDGRIEHRQFPDWLEYVRPGDVWVVNDTRVRPARLIGIKEETGAQVELLLLNPLGEGRWEALVKPAKRVKEGTVISFGNGLLRATAQETTDVAGGRVFRLEHGEEDLEPLLSRLGEMPLPPYIRERLDEPERYQTVYSKEVGSAAAPTAGLHFTPQLLAEAKKRGVHIAPITLHVGLGTFRPVTVERVEDHRMHAEFFEVSEETARIIQKAQMSGNRVCAVGTTSVRTLESVAREHGEVVACKGWTDIFIHPGFSFQVVDALLTNFHLPRSTLLMLISAFATREEVLKAYREAVQERYRFFSFGDAMLIV; encoded by the coding sequence ATGGATGTTTCTCACTTTGATTTTCATCTGCCGGATGAGTTGATTGCACAGACTCCTTTGAAGGAACGGTCCGGATCCCGGCTGATGGTGCTTCATCGGCGGGATGGCCGGATCGAGCACCGGCAGTTTCCCGATTGGCTGGAGTATGTTCGTCCGGGTGATGTCTGGGTGGTAAATGACACCCGTGTCCGCCCCGCCCGCTTGATCGGGATCAAGGAAGAAACGGGTGCACAGGTGGAGCTGTTGCTGCTAAATCCACTGGGAGAAGGCCGATGGGAGGCGTTGGTAAAACCGGCGAAGCGGGTGAAGGAAGGAACCGTTATTTCCTTCGGAAACGGTTTGCTGCGGGCAACAGCCCAAGAGACGACAGATGTGGCCGGTGGAAGGGTGTTTCGGTTGGAACACGGGGAAGAAGACCTGGAGCCCTTGTTGTCCCGGCTGGGAGAAATGCCGCTACCCCCATACATCCGGGAGCGACTGGATGAGCCGGAACGGTACCAGACCGTTTACTCCAAAGAGGTAGGGTCGGCTGCCGCTCCAACGGCGGGGCTTCACTTCACGCCGCAGTTGTTGGCAGAAGCAAAGAAGCGGGGGGTACACATCGCTCCGATCACTTTGCATGTGGGCTTGGGCACCTTTCGTCCCGTCACAGTGGAGCGTGTGGAGGATCATCGGATGCATGCCGAATTCTTCGAGGTGTCCGAGGAAACGGCGCGTATCATCCAGAAGGCACAAATGAGCGGTAATCGGGTGTGTGCTGTGGGAACGACGTCGGTCCGCACATTGGAGTCGGTGGCTCGCGAGCATGGTGAGGTGGTCGCTTGCAAAGGGTGGACCGACATCTTTATCCACCCGGGCTTTTCATTTCAGGTGGTGGACGCTTTGCTGACCAACTTTCATTTGCCTCGTTCCACCCTCTTGATGCTGATCAGTGCTTTCGCAACCCGGGAGGAAGTGCTGAAAGCCTATCGAGAAGCTGTGCAGGAGCGTTACCGCTTCTTCAGTTTTGGGGATGCCATGTTGATCGTATGA
- a CDS encoding DUF2905 domain-containing protein yields MSQIPKLLIFAGVLLIVIGLLWQVGGRFLPFGRLPGDIVVEKENVKFYFPIVTCIVISVVLSLLMYVFRLFR; encoded by the coding sequence ATGAGCCAGATTCCCAAACTTTTGATTTTCGCGGGTGTCCTGTTGATCGTGATCGGTCTCTTATGGCAGGTGGGCGGGCGATTTCTTCCCTTTGGCCGCTTGCCGGGAGACATCGTGGTGGAAAAAGAGAATGTTAAATTTTATTTTCCGATCGTCACATGTATCGTGATCAGTGTGGTGCTCAGTCTGTTGATGTACGTGTTTCGCCTGTTCCGGTGA
- the tgt gene encoding tRNA guanosine(34) transglycosylase Tgt: protein MALRYELIKTCSQSGARLGCIHTPHGSFDTPVFMPVGTLATVKTVSPEELKGLGSGIILANTYHLFLRPGHEIVREAGGLHSFMNWDRAILTDSGGFQVFSLSDLRKITEEGVSFRSHLSGEPLFISPEKAIEIQNALGADIIMAFDECPPYPAERGYVKESLERTTRWLHRCKEAHRRPEEQALFGIVQGGMFQDLRAESAKQITDVELPGYAIGGLSVGEPKPLMYEALEHTTPLLPTDKPRYLMGVGSPDALVEGVIRGVDMFDCVLPTRIARNGTTMTSQGRVVIRNAAYARDFGPLDPACDCYTCRHYSRAYIRHLIKSDETFGFRLTTIHNLHFLLTLMKQVRQAIHEDRLLDFRREFFESYYKTSEPDGTRNF from the coding sequence TTGGCCCTTCGTTACGAATTGATCAAAACCTGCTCCCAATCGGGAGCCCGTCTCGGGTGTATACATACCCCCCACGGCAGCTTTGACACTCCGGTGTTTATGCCGGTGGGAACACTGGCCACAGTGAAGACAGTCAGTCCTGAAGAACTGAAGGGATTGGGGAGCGGCATCATCCTGGCCAACACCTATCATCTCTTCTTGCGCCCCGGTCATGAGATCGTCCGGGAGGCGGGGGGACTTCATTCCTTCATGAATTGGGACCGCGCCATCTTGACCGACAGCGGCGGATTTCAGGTATTCAGTTTGAGCGACCTTCGGAAGATCACTGAAGAAGGGGTTTCTTTTCGCTCCCACCTGAGCGGGGAGCCCTTGTTCATCAGTCCGGAGAAAGCGATCGAAATCCAAAACGCCCTGGGAGCAGATATCATCATGGCGTTTGATGAATGTCCTCCTTACCCGGCAGAGCGGGGATATGTCAAGGAGTCCCTAGAACGGACCACCCGATGGTTGCATCGCTGCAAAGAGGCTCACCGCCGGCCGGAGGAACAGGCGCTGTTTGGGATCGTCCAGGGTGGCATGTTTCAGGACCTGCGCGCAGAAAGTGCCAAACAGATTACGGATGTGGAACTTCCCGGCTATGCCATTGGCGGTCTTAGCGTGGGGGAGCCCAAACCGCTGATGTATGAAGCGCTGGAACACACCACACCGCTTTTGCCGACAGATAAACCCCGTTATCTAATGGGGGTTGGTTCCCCGGATGCACTGGTGGAAGGGGTTATTCGCGGGGTGGATATGTTTGACTGCGTGTTGCCTACCCGAATTGCCCGCAATGGCACGACCATGACCAGCCAAGGGCGGGTCGTAATCCGAAACGCCGCTTATGCCCGGGATTTTGGCCCTCTGGATCCGGCGTGTGACTGCTATACATGCCGTCATTACAGCCGAGCGTATATTCGTCACTTGATCAAATCGGATGAAACCTTCGGCTTCCGCCTCACCACCATCCACAACCTGCACTTCCTGCTCACGTTGATGAAGCAGGTGCGACAGGCTATTCACGAGGACCGTCTGCTTGATTTTAGACGGGAGTTTTTTGAGAGCTATTACAAAACGAGTGAACCAGACGGAACCCGCAACTTTTAA
- the ruvA gene encoding Holliday junction branch migration protein RuvA, with the protein MIDFIQGRVAYHTPECVVVEAGGVGYRLHCSNPFQWEEGEAVRIFTHQVVREDAHTLYGFSDGSVRDCFRLLLEVSGIGPKVALAITGAGSPAALVEAVEREDLRFLTQLPGIGKKTAQRLILELKDKLKKVGWVQTLPTGGPAAAVTPGRSASSEVIEALTALGYNEDEASLAVDEARRGFGEKEPSLDDWIRRALQISMKR; encoded by the coding sequence ATGATCGATTTTATCCAGGGGCGTGTCGCTTATCATACGCCGGAATGCGTCGTGGTGGAAGCGGGCGGGGTCGGTTACAGACTCCACTGTTCGAATCCCTTTCAATGGGAGGAGGGGGAAGCGGTTCGTATCTTCACCCACCAGGTAGTTCGGGAAGATGCACACACCTTATACGGCTTTTCCGATGGATCGGTACGCGATTGTTTTCGACTGTTGTTGGAGGTGTCCGGAATCGGACCCAAGGTTGCGCTCGCTATCACCGGAGCGGGCTCTCCCGCTGCTTTGGTGGAGGCGGTGGAACGGGAGGACCTCCGCTTCTTGACACAGCTGCCGGGGATCGGAAAAAAGACGGCCCAAAGGCTGATCTTGGAGTTGAAAGATAAGTTGAAAAAGGTGGGTTGGGTTCAAACCCTGCCGACGGGAGGACCCGCTGCCGCCGTAACGCCGGGCCGATCCGCTTCAAGTGAGGTGATTGAAGCCCTGACGGCCCTCGGCTATAATGAGGATGAAGCCTCCCTGGCAGTTGATGAAGCACGGCGAGGGTTTGGGGAGAAAGAGCCGTCCCTGGATGACTGGATTCGCCGTGCCCTGCAGATTTCGATGAAACGATAA
- the ruvC gene encoding crossover junction endodeoxyribonuclease RuvC, translating into MRIMGIDPGIAIVGYGVVDRRGNQLKAVDYGSIQTPAHTPTAARLKQVYDASTELLNRYRPDVVAIEKLFFNRNVTTAFTVGQARGVVMLAAEEAGAAITEYTPMEVKMAVAGYGGAQKRQIQEMVRVLLNLPAIPRPDDVADALGVAICEAHSSGFHRLMKQGGKP; encoded by the coding sequence GTGCGAATTATGGGAATAGATCCAGGGATCGCCATTGTTGGATATGGAGTGGTGGACCGAAGGGGGAACCAACTGAAGGCGGTCGATTATGGAAGTATCCAAACTCCTGCCCACACCCCGACCGCAGCCCGGTTGAAGCAAGTGTATGACGCCAGCACGGAGTTGTTGAACCGTTATCGTCCCGATGTGGTTGCGATTGAAAAGCTGTTTTTTAACCGGAACGTAACCACCGCTTTTACCGTCGGCCAGGCCCGTGGTGTGGTGATGCTGGCTGCAGAGGAAGCAGGAGCGGCGATCACCGAGTATACACCGATGGAAGTGAAGATGGCGGTGGCCGGATACGGCGGGGCCCAAAAGCGTCAGATTCAGGAGATGGTACGGGTGTTGTTAAACCTTCCGGCGATCCCCCGGCCGGACGATGTGGCGGACGCTTTGGGGGTCGCCATCTGCGAGGCCCATTCTTCCGGTTTCCATCGGTTGATGAAACAAGGAGGGAAGCCGTGA
- a CDS encoding metal ABC transporter solute-binding protein, Zn/Mn family: MGIKQSRFKWLIMVCCFLIVSIPLAGCGLNGATAIPEDGPIEVTATTGMVGDIVKNVGGDRVNVTTLMGPGVDPHLYKASQGDIGKLDKAHMIFYSGLQLEGNMGDILSKLSNEKPVVPVAESIPEEKLKDADDEAYQTDPHVWFDVQLWIEAVKVVEQELSKADPNHQEEYRQRAESYIADLEELDQYAREQIQSIPEKQRVLVTAHDAFEYFGDAYGIEVVGLQGINTASEYGLRDVQRIVNLISERKVKAVFIETSVPKRSIEAVVKGAEQRGHQVEIGGELFSDAMGEEGTEEGTYIGMVRHNVDTIVSALK; this comes from the coding sequence ATGGGAATCAAACAATCTCGTTTCAAATGGTTAATAATGGTTTGCTGCTTCTTAATCGTCTCGATCCCGTTGGCCGGCTGTGGCTTAAATGGAGCAACGGCCATTCCCGAAGATGGCCCCATTGAAGTGACAGCCACCACCGGGATGGTGGGCGACATTGTAAAAAATGTCGGCGGAGACCGCGTCAACGTGACAACTCTGATGGGTCCCGGCGTGGATCCTCACTTGTATAAAGCATCCCAGGGAGATATCGGGAAGCTGGATAAAGCCCATATGATTTTTTACAGCGGGCTTCAACTAGAGGGAAACATGGGAGACATCCTGTCGAAGTTGTCCAATGAGAAACCCGTGGTTCCCGTTGCTGAATCCATCCCTGAGGAAAAATTAAAGGATGCCGATGATGAGGCCTACCAAACGGATCCCCATGTCTGGTTTGATGTCCAATTGTGGATCGAAGCCGTAAAAGTGGTGGAACAAGAATTGTCGAAAGCCGACCCCAACCACCAGGAAGAATACCGTCAACGAGCGGAATCCTATATCGCAGACCTGGAGGAGTTGGATCAATATGCGCGAGAACAGATTCAATCCATTCCTGAAAAGCAGCGAGTGTTGGTAACCGCACACGATGCTTTTGAATACTTCGGTGATGCCTATGGAATTGAAGTGGTGGGTCTGCAAGGGATCAACACCGCTTCCGAATATGGTCTGCGAGATGTACAGCGCATCGTAAACCTGATTTCCGAGCGCAAGGTGAAAGCCGTCTTTATCGAAACCAGCGTCCCCAAACGATCGATTGAAGCGGTCGTCAAAGGAGCCGAACAGCGAGGACATCAGGTGGAAATCGGCGGGGAGTTG